The following coding sequences are from one Desulfosporosinus orientis DSM 765 window:
- the secA gene encoding preprotein translocase subunit SecA, which produces MGLLDFFDDNAREIKKYRKRVAVINGLEPAIQALSDEELAGKTSEFRERLEKGESLDSLLPEAFAVVREAGRRVIGQRHYDVQLIGGMVLHDGRIAEMRTGEGKTLVATLPSYLNALTGKGVHVITVNDYLARRDSEWMGRIHKFLGLSVGLVVHGLNYEERKNSYASDIVYGTNNEFGFDYLRDNMVTRPDGLVQRELHYAIVDEVDSILIDEARTPLIISGEADKPTELYFRVAMVIPRLKPEEDYKVVEKERVVTLTENGVSRVESMLGVDNLYEDIHTELAHHVNQALKAHTLFKRDRDYVVKDGEVIIVDEFTGRLMFGRRYSEGLHQAIEAKEGVKIEKESQTLATITFQNYFRMYEKLSGMTGTAMTEEPEFRKIYKLDVVEIPTNKPLLRVDEPDVVYRTEEGKFLAVVERIIERHSKSQPLLVGTVSVEKSEHLSKMLERRGVPHQVLNAKFHEKEAEIVAQAGQPGMVTIATNMAGRGTDIILGEGVAELGGLHIIGTERHESRRIDNQLRGRAGRQGDPGSTQFFISLEDDLMRLFGADNIMGIMDKLGMDDSVPITSKMISRSIETAQRRVENRNFDIRKHVLDYDDVMNQQREVIYSQRRAVLMGENLHDNIMDMLARTVSNSISMFSGESPFPEEWDLESLADYVEDFFLPGIHLSPEELADLSAEEIEELLLDKVKEIYKSREEAFGSDLMREVERAVMLQVVDSKWMDHLDSMDMLREGIGLRAYGQKDPLVEYKREGYEMFQAMIDSIQEDIIRYVLRVTPQVREEVAEQPRNVTENRYEGEPSKPVHTGDQPGRNDLCSCGSGLKYKKCCGAKKKA; this is translated from the coding sequence ATGGGGCTTTTAGACTTTTTCGATGATAACGCACGTGAAATAAAAAAATATAGGAAACGTGTTGCAGTGATTAATGGCCTTGAACCGGCCATTCAAGCTTTAAGCGATGAGGAGTTGGCTGGAAAAACCTCTGAATTCCGGGAACGCTTGGAGAAGGGTGAAAGTTTGGACAGCTTGCTGCCCGAAGCCTTTGCTGTTGTAAGAGAGGCCGGCCGAAGGGTGATTGGTCAACGGCATTATGATGTACAGCTGATTGGGGGCATGGTACTTCATGACGGGCGGATTGCTGAGATGCGTACTGGGGAAGGAAAAACCCTGGTAGCCACTTTGCCGTCCTATTTAAATGCCTTAACCGGAAAAGGGGTTCATGTTATCACGGTCAATGATTACCTGGCACGTCGTGACAGTGAATGGATGGGTCGAATCCACAAATTTTTGGGGCTCTCCGTCGGATTGGTCGTTCACGGTTTAAACTATGAGGAACGTAAAAATAGTTATGCATCGGATATTGTCTATGGTACCAATAATGAATTCGGTTTTGACTATCTTAGAGATAATATGGTTACCAGGCCTGATGGTTTAGTTCAGCGTGAACTCCATTATGCAATCGTGGACGAAGTCGACTCAATCCTTATTGACGAGGCGAGGACTCCTCTGATTATTTCCGGTGAGGCAGACAAGCCTACGGAGTTATATTTTAGAGTTGCTATGGTTATTCCCCGCTTAAAGCCTGAAGAGGACTATAAAGTTGTTGAAAAAGAGCGGGTTGTAACCCTTACAGAAAATGGAGTCAGCAGGGTGGAGAGCATGCTGGGTGTTGACAACCTGTATGAAGATATTCATACGGAGTTGGCGCATCACGTCAACCAAGCTCTGAAAGCCCACACCCTCTTTAAACGGGACCGGGATTATGTGGTTAAAGATGGGGAAGTTATTATTGTTGATGAGTTTACCGGCCGTTTAATGTTTGGGCGCCGCTACAGCGAAGGACTTCACCAGGCGATAGAAGCCAAAGAAGGCGTAAAGATTGAGAAAGAATCCCAAACATTAGCGACGATTACCTTCCAGAATTACTTCAGAATGTATGAGAAACTATCAGGCATGACTGGAACGGCAATGACTGAAGAGCCTGAATTTCGTAAGATATATAAGCTGGATGTAGTGGAAATTCCGACGAATAAGCCATTGCTGCGTGTTGACGAACCAGATGTTGTCTATCGAACTGAGGAAGGCAAGTTTTTAGCCGTCGTAGAGAGAATCATCGAACGGCACAGCAAAAGCCAGCCCCTCCTTGTCGGAACCGTGTCTGTAGAAAAGTCTGAGCATCTAAGCAAGATGCTGGAACGGCGGGGAGTTCCTCACCAGGTTCTCAATGCTAAGTTCCATGAAAAAGAAGCTGAAATCGTCGCTCAGGCAGGCCAGCCGGGAATGGTTACCATTGCCACCAACATGGCAGGCCGAGGAACGGATATTATCTTGGGCGAAGGCGTGGCTGAGCTTGGCGGTTTGCACATTATAGGCACAGAACGTCATGAATCCAGACGAATTGACAACCAATTGCGTGGACGTGCCGGACGCCAGGGAGACCCGGGATCAACCCAATTCTTTATCTCCTTGGAAGACGATCTGATGCGCTTATTTGGTGCGGACAATATTATGGGTATTATGGATAAATTGGGAATGGATGACTCCGTACCCATTACTTCCAAGATGATTTCCCGGTCAATAGAAACTGCCCAACGCAGGGTAGAGAACCGCAACTTTGATATTCGCAAACACGTCCTGGATTATGATGATGTCATGAACCAGCAGCGTGAGGTTATCTATAGCCAACGACGTGCCGTGCTTATGGGAGAAAATCTTCATGACAACATTATGGATATGTTGGCTAGAACCGTTTCCAATAGCATCAGCATGTTCAGCGGGGAAAGCCCCTTCCCTGAAGAATGGGATTTAGAAAGTTTAGCGGATTATGTGGAAGACTTTTTCCTGCCGGGGATCCATTTGTCACCGGAAGAGTTGGCAGATCTTTCCGCTGAAGAGATTGAAGAATTACTTCTGGATAAAGTAAAAGAAATTTACAAGAGCCGCGAGGAGGCATTTGGCTCTGATCTGATGAGAGAAGTTGAACGTGCTGTTATGCTCCAAGTTGTTGACAGCAAATGGATGGATCATCTTGACTCTATGGATATGCTGCGGGAGGGAATCGGGCTGCGGGCTTATGGGCAAAAAGATCCCCTTGTGGAATACAAGCGTGAAGGCTATGAAATGTTCCAGGCCATGATTGATTCCATTCAAGAGGATATCATCCGTTATGTCTTGAGGGTGACTCCTCAGGTTCGTGAGGAGGTTGCTGAACAGCCTCGTAATGTAACCGAAAACCGTTATGAAGGTGAGCCCAGCAAACCTGTTCACACGGGAGATCAGCCTGGACGCAATGACTTGTGTTCCTGCGGCAGTGGACTAAAATATAAGAAGTGCTGTGGAGCTAAGAAAAAAGCTTAA
- the hpf gene encoding ribosome hibernation-promoting factor, HPF/YfiA family — protein sequence MNINIRGKHIELTDALKEYVMKRVGKLAKYSDEFMDVQVTLLVERDRHRVEVTAPLNGIILRGEEETEDMYSSIDMVVEKLERQIDKYRTRINKRMRSKVLKDHDPKQPAEGHEELREEIVRNKKFSAKPMSVQEAIMQMNLIGHSFFVFTNAESQEMNVVYVRNNGDYGLLQPQS from the coding sequence ATGAACATTAACATTCGAGGAAAACATATTGAACTTACTGACGCCCTTAAAGAGTACGTTATGAAACGTGTGGGTAAACTCGCTAAATACTCAGATGAGTTTATGGATGTTCAAGTAACATTGCTTGTTGAGCGTGACCGGCATAGGGTAGAGGTTACCGCTCCACTTAATGGTATCATATTACGAGGCGAAGAAGAGACCGAAGATATGTATTCGTCCATTGATATGGTTGTTGAGAAATTAGAACGCCAAATTGATAAGTATCGGACGCGCATTAATAAGCGGATGCGTTCCAAGGTCCTGAAGGATCATGATCCTAAACAGCCGGCAGAGGGTCATGAGGAACTGCGTGAGGAAATTGTCAGAAATAAAAAATTCTCAGCAAAGCCGATGTCTGTGCAAGAAGCTATTATGCAGATGAATTTAATCGGCCATTCCTTCTTTGTGTTTACAAATGCTGAGAGTCAGGAAATGAACGTAGTCTACGTCCGCAACAACGGGGATTATGGTTTGCTGCAACCTCAGAGTTAA
- a CDS encoding cold-shock protein, whose protein sequence is MVGKVKWFSKQKGYGFIEQENGKDIFVHFQSVIGEGFRTLEEGQNVEFDVIQGPRGEQASNVMVR, encoded by the coding sequence GTGGTAGGAAAAGTCAAATGGTTCAGTAAACAAAAAGGTTATGGTTTTATTGAACAGGAAAATGGGAAAGATATTTTTGTACATTTCCAATCCGTCATTGGGGAAGGGTTCAGGACTCTCGAAGAGGGTCAGAATGTTGAATTTGATGTTATACAAGGCCCCAGAGGAGAACAGGCTTCTAATGTAATGGTCCGTTAA
- a CDS encoding amino acid ABC transporter ATP-binding protein, with product MIYVKNLHKYFGELEVLKGIDCHIREKEVVVVIGPSGSGKSTFLRCLNKLEEPTRGEITIDGIPLNSDVNVNAIRREVGMVFQRFNLFPHMTAIENIVLAPEVVRKTNKEEARKIGLELLAKVGLDDKADEYPDRLSGGQQQRVAIARALAMKPKVMLFDEATSALDPEMVGEVLAVMKDLAREGMTMVVVTHEMGFAREVGDRVIFMDEGIIMEEGEPNEVFANPKNPRTQSFLSKIL from the coding sequence ATGATATACGTTAAGAATTTGCATAAATATTTTGGCGAACTTGAAGTTCTTAAAGGCATTGACTGTCATATTCGTGAAAAAGAAGTCGTGGTTGTTATCGGACCAAGCGGATCAGGGAAGAGTACTTTTCTGCGCTGTCTAAATAAATTAGAAGAGCCCACCAGAGGAGAGATCACTATTGACGGAATTCCCCTTAACTCCGATGTTAATGTGAATGCTATCCGGCGAGAAGTGGGCATGGTTTTCCAGCGTTTTAATCTTTTTCCCCACATGACGGCTATCGAGAATATCGTGCTGGCTCCGGAGGTTGTCCGCAAAACCAATAAAGAGGAAGCACGTAAAATCGGCTTAGAACTTTTAGCTAAAGTAGGGTTAGATGATAAAGCCGATGAATACCCTGACCGGCTTTCCGGCGGACAGCAGCAGCGGGTTGCCATCGCTCGTGCCCTGGCTATGAAGCCGAAAGTTATGCTTTTTGACGAGGCCACCTCGGCCCTTGATCCGGAAATGGTAGGAGAGGTTTTGGCCGTTATGAAAGATTTAGCTCGGGAAGGTATGACTATGGTGGTTGTGACTCACGAAATGGGATTTGCTCGTGAAGTCGGTGATCGAGTAATTTTTATGGATGAGGGTATCATTATGGAAGAGGGAGAACCTAACGAGGTTTTCGCGAATCCAAAGAATCCGAGAACCCAGTCGTTCTTAAGCAAAATATTATAA
- a CDS encoding amino acid ABC transporter permease, translating to MNWHVVIDNMPILAKGALLTLELTAGAVAIGVVIGLFMALARLSKRNVIRAGATAYIDFFRGTPLLVQIFLVYFGIPMLLRWQTMPDNYQYTAGILAMGLNSGAYIAEIFRAGIQSIDRGQTEAARSLGMTQAQALRYVILPQAFKRTIPPLGNEFIALLKDSSLLSIIAIQELFYTGKIIVGRTYQPLPMYLAVALYYLVMTQLIARWVAYMERRLGKNDIR from the coding sequence ATGAACTGGCATGTCGTTATTGATAATATGCCTATTCTGGCCAAAGGGGCACTGTTAACTTTAGAATTAACGGCTGGTGCGGTTGCGATAGGGGTTGTAATTGGTCTGTTTATGGCTTTGGCCCGGCTCTCCAAGAGAAATGTTATTCGAGCAGGGGCGACTGCTTATATTGATTTCTTTAGAGGAACACCCTTATTAGTACAAATTTTCTTGGTGTATTTTGGAATTCCCATGCTTCTCCGCTGGCAGACGATGCCGGACAACTATCAATATACAGCAGGTATATTGGCGATGGGCCTTAACTCAGGCGCCTACATTGCAGAAATATTCAGAGCCGGCATTCAGTCCATAGACCGGGGGCAGACTGAAGCCGCCCGCTCTTTAGGGATGACACAAGCTCAGGCCCTGCGCTATGTTATTCTTCCCCAGGCCTTTAAGCGAACGATTCCTCCTTTAGGCAACGAGTTTATTGCTTTGCTTAAAGACTCTTCACTGTTGTCCATCATTGCGATTCAAGAACTTTTTTATACCGGAAAAATTATTGTTGGGCGAACTTACCAACCTCTGCCTATGTACCTGGCCGTTGCTTTGTATTATCTGGTAATGACTCAGTTAATTGCCCGCTGGGTGGCCTATATGGAGAGGAGGTTAGGCAAGAATGATATACGTTAA